One stretch of Ptiloglossa arizonensis isolate GNS036 chromosome 7, iyPtiAriz1_principal, whole genome shotgun sequence DNA includes these proteins:
- the Cnbp gene encoding CCHC-type zinc finger nucleic acid binding protein, whose amino-acid sequence MSSSACYKCNRMGHYARECPQGGGGGARGDRGRDREGGFARGRDKCYKCNQFGHFARECKEDQDLCYRCNGVGHIAKDCQQGPEMSCYNCNKTGHIARSCPEGGNDSGRFSMQSCYNCNKTGHIARNCTEAGGKTCYICGKTGHISRECDQDDRK is encoded by the exons ATGAGTTCGAGCGCTTGTTACAAATGTAACCGAATGGGTCACTATGCACGGGAGTGTCCACAAGGTGGCGGAGGTGGTGCTAGAGGTGACCGTGGACGTGACCGAGAAGGTGGTTTTGCACGTGGCCGCGATAAATGCTACAAGTGTAACCAATTTGGACACTTTGCACGTGAATGCAAAGAGGATCAAGATCTTTGCTATCGTTGTAATGGAGTTGGGCACATTGCGAAGGACTGCCAACAG GGGCCCGAAATGAGCTGTTACAATTGCAACAAGACTGGTCATATTGCGCGTAGCTGCCCAGAAGGTGGTAACGATTCTGGACGCTTTTCGATGCAAAGTTGCTACAATTGCAATAAGACTGGTCATATCGCTCGCAACTGCACTGAGGCTGGAGGAAAGACATGCTATATCTGTGGCAAGACTGGTCACATAAGCCGTGAATGTGATCAGGATGACAGGAAGTAG